The following are encoded together in the Candidatus Abawacabacteria bacterium genome:
- a CDS encoding methionine--tRNA ligase, translating to MADKRPVQIMTSIAYVNGAPHVGHALEYVQADIYARYYRMRGHDVYFLTGTDEHGSKIYKAAKDNSMGPQDFADMNSQKFRIFSEHLNMSFDDFIRTTDQKRHWPAVIKIWNLLQAAGLLEKRMYEGIYCMGCEAFKTEKDLINGICPDHPTTPIQKIAEENYFFLLSKFTSEIRTLLQEKVIHLLPEHRANEILAMMKDGLLDVSFSRAKEVLPWGVPVPNDDSQVMYVWCDALTNYISACGFAEESDTYKKYWANSDSRRIHFVGKDILRFHATIWPGMLLAAKIPLPTDIRVHGYISSNGQRMSKSTGNVVDPEEYISEFGADALRYYLAREIPASEDGDFTRARFIELYNGELANNLGNLVQRVVAMAIKNEIMVDMNVPVLANVAEFDRALDQHLEKFEIHQAVNMMMKHFKSFNQWIDEKKPWELAKTDKTAVAQVLSQMLNTIRAMIPYVEIFLPDTAKKIRLKLGLNPDGSGEIKPQVTEGLFMTKKDN from the coding sequence ATGGCAGACAAAAGACCAGTACAGATTATGACTTCCATTGCCTATGTGAATGGAGCTCCTCATGTCGGGCATGCTTTGGAGTATGTACAAGCAGATATTTATGCACGGTATTACCGGATGCGTGGCCATGATGTCTATTTTTTGACTGGTACTGATGAGCATGGGAGTAAAATATATAAAGCGGCGAAGGACAATAGCATGGGACCCCAAGATTTTGCCGATATGAACAGCCAGAAATTCCGTATTTTTTCCGAGCATCTCAATATGAGCTTTGATGACTTTATTCGTACTACGGATCAAAAAAGACATTGGCCGGCAGTAATAAAAATATGGAATCTTTTGCAGGCTGCTGGTTTGTTGGAGAAGCGTATGTATGAGGGGATATATTGTATGGGTTGTGAAGCTTTCAAAACTGAAAAAGATTTAATCAATGGTATCTGTCCAGATCATCCGACCACACCGATTCAGAAAATAGCGGAAGAAAATTATTTCTTTTTGTTGAGTAAATTCACTTCTGAAATCAGAACGTTGCTGCAAGAAAAAGTTATCCATCTTCTTCCCGAACATCGTGCTAATGAAATTCTTGCTATGATGAAGGATGGTTTGCTGGATGTCAGCTTCTCCCGTGCTAAAGAGGTGTTACCCTGGGGAGTTCCAGTTCCCAATGATGATTCTCAAGTGATGTATGTTTGGTGTGATGCTTTAACTAACTATATCTCTGCCTGTGGCTTTGCTGAAGAGAGTGACACTTATAAAAAATATTGGGCTAATTCTGATTCGAGACGGATTCATTTTGTGGGCAAAGATATCCTGAGATTTCATGCTACTATCTGGCCTGGCATGCTCCTGGCTGCAAAGATTCCGTTGCCAACAGATATTCGTGTTCATGGCTACATTTCTTCTAATGGTCAGCGCATGAGTAAGTCTACAGGTAATGTAGTTGATCCTGAAGAGTATATTAGCGAATTTGGTGCTGACGCTTTGCGTTACTATTTGGCAAGAGAGATTCCTGCTTCAGAAGATGGGGATTTTACTCGTGCTCGTTTTATTGAGCTTTATAATGGTGAATTGGCTAATAATCTTGGTAATTTAGTGCAAAGAGTAGTGGCAATGGCCATAAAAAATGAAATAATGGTTGATATGAATGTTCCGGTATTGGCCAATGTTGCTGAGTTTGATAGAGCATTGGATCAACATTTAGAGAAATTTGAAATTCATCAAGCGGTGAATATGATGATGAAACATTTCAAATCTTTCAATCAATGGATAGATGAAAAAAAACCTTGGGAATTGGCCAAGACTGACAAGACTGCCGTAGCACAGGTATTGAGTCAAATGTTGAATACTATTCGTGCGATGATTCCTTATGTGGAAATATTTTTGCCTGATACAGCAAAAAAAATACGATTGAAACTTGGTTTAAATCCAGACGGTAGTGGCGAGATCAAACCACAAGTGACAGAAGGGCTATTTATGACGAAGAAAGACAATTGA
- a CDS encoding cysteine--tRNA ligase: MPFFLYDTLTKQKREFKPLHDNEVKLYTCGLTVYNFGHIGNFSNYISGDFLKRYLQKVCGYKVIHVRNITDVGHLVNDADSGEDKMLKGAREQNMDPWQLAKFYTEAFWHDCEKVGLSKPDYEPKATEHIQGMIEMIAKLIEKGFAYQATDGVYFSVEAFPHYGELSGNKVADLIAGARVEINEHKKHPADFALWKTDQPNHAMQWDSPWGKGYPGWHIECSAMSTQYLGEQLDIHTGGEDNIFPHHECEIAQTEGVTGKQFVNFWFHKRHLLVDGQKMSKSKGNFYTLADLHQKWIARGFLGTIEESSQLFKFLVLSSHYRSKLDFSFEALTAAAKSWERIAEVVRRLQSSSTSEEIKGIRVELEKYAMHFFQALEDDLNTPNALAAVFEYCAVINTALDKEGISLVEKEHAENFFHTVIDLFNIQIDFTKLPLEAGKLIEARKVARENKDFGQSDQLRDELLKMGVEVKDGKDGMVWRRCLI; encoded by the coding sequence ATGCCATTTTTCCTTTACGACACTTTGACGAAACAAAAGCGGGAGTTTAAACCGCTACATGACAATGAAGTAAAACTCTATACTTGTGGACTGACAGTTTATAATTTCGGTCATATCGGTAATTTTTCTAATTATATTTCTGGAGATTTCTTGAAACGTTATTTACAGAAGGTGTGTGGCTATAAAGTCATTCATGTCCGGAACATTACTGATGTTGGTCATCTAGTGAATGATGCTGATAGCGGTGAGGACAAAATGCTCAAAGGGGCTCGGGAGCAAAATATGGATCCGTGGCAATTGGCTAAATTCTATACCGAAGCATTTTGGCATGATTGTGAGAAGGTCGGTTTGAGCAAACCAGATTATGAGCCCAAGGCAACTGAGCATATTCAGGGAATGATTGAGATGATTGCTAAATTGATTGAGAAGGGATTTGCTTATCAAGCTACAGATGGTGTGTATTTTTCTGTTGAAGCCTTTCCTCATTATGGTGAATTGTCAGGTAATAAAGTGGCGGATTTGATCGCTGGTGCTCGGGTAGAAATCAACGAACACAAAAAGCATCCTGCAGATTTTGCTTTATGGAAAACGGATCAACCTAATCATGCAATGCAATGGGATAGTCCCTGGGGAAAAGGGTATCCCGGCTGGCATATTGAATGTAGTGCAATGAGTACCCAATATTTGGGTGAACAATTAGATATTCATACAGGTGGGGAAGATAATATTTTCCCTCATCATGAATGTGAAATTGCTCAGACTGAAGGAGTTACTGGTAAACAGTTTGTTAACTTTTGGTTTCATAAACGACATCTTTTAGTTGATGGGCAAAAGATGTCTAAGTCAAAGGGAAATTTTTACACTTTGGCTGATTTGCATCAAAAGTGGATAGCAAGGGGATTTTTAGGAACGATTGAAGAATCAAGTCAACTATTTAAGTTTTTAGTATTGTCATCTCACTATCGCTCAAAATTAGATTTTAGTTTTGAGGCTCTCACTGCAGCAGCTAAGTCTTGGGAACGAATTGCTGAAGTGGTGAGACGCTTGCAAAGCTCCTCCACAAGTGAAGAGATCAAGGGGATTAGAGTGGAATTGGAAAAATATGCTATGCATTTTTTTCAAGCACTGGAAGATGATTTGAATACTCCCAATGCTTTGGCTGCGGTATTTGAATATTGTGCTGTGATCAATACTGCTTTAGATAAGGAAGGAATTTCTCTGGTAGAGAAGGAACATGCCGAAAACTTTTTTCATACGGTGATTGACTTGTTCAATATACAGATAGACTTTACTAAGCTGCCGCTTGAAGCTGGTAAGCTGATTGAAGCCAGAAAAGTAGCGAGAGAAAATAAAGACTTTGGCCAATCTGATCAATTGCGTGATGAGCTGCTGAAGATGGGAGTGGAAGTGAAAGATGGAAAGGATGGGATGGTGTGGAGGAGATGCCTTATTTAA